AGCACTACTTTATCTCAATCCGGTCTATGGCAACAAAGTGGTCCTGGCCGGAGGGTCCGGAGGGCAGTCGGTTGCCATCACCGATGCGTTTACCGAGGTGGGACTGGAGGTGCCACCACTCACCAGGGAATCCTATGACCAGTTTGAGGAGTTCTTCAGTGTAATCGGGGGGAGTTATCAGAACCCGATAGACACCGGCAACCCGAACCGCGCCCAGATGAAGCGTATCATGGACATTATCGAGGGTGACGATAACATAGATAACATCGTGCTATTGATGTACACGGGTACCGGCGGTCCTCCGGGGTTAGAAGACCGTCGCGATGAGGAAATCCAGTCAATCGTTGACCTCAGGAACCGAAGTTCCAAGCCGGTCATGGTGACTATCACGGTACCATTTCTGCCGAAGGTTGTCGGGGAAGCACGGACGCTGGTTAAGAAACTCCAGGATGGTGGGGTACCGGCGTTCACCAGCCTGGATAGGGGTGCTCTAGCCCTGAGGAACACCCTCGACTACTATCAGTTCCAGAAGAGGGACGATTAATAACGTCCGGGTCCCGCGCTAGTCGGTATCCTGCTTCTTTCTTTGCTCTTCCCGCCATTGCTCGCGGGAAAGGTCCATAAGCAGGAACTTGTATCCATCCCTTTCCAGATGGCCGCAGGATGTGAAGCTGCATTTCTCGAAGCATTTCCGGGCGCGGGCGTTGCTAACCAGGGTCTTCAGGTAGATGCGGTTCAGATTCGTAAAGCGGAAGACGTGGTCGAGCAGCACTCTTACGGTGTCGGCACCGTAACCTTTGTCCCAGTAGTGTCGGTCACCAATCATGATACCGAGTTCGGCTTCGCTCCGGTTCTCGTCAATATTGTAGTAGACGCAGTTGCCAATGTGCTTTCCGTCAAGGGTGTCAACGGCGAAGGAGCGCCGGGCCGGAGAAGGAAAGAAGAGTTCGCTGCCGTAGTCCGTTAGATACTCGTCATACGTATAGTCTATCGGCGGTGCTGCATCGAGCCAGGCAAGTTCCGGGTCTTTCTGCCATTCGTAGTCTTTCCTGGCATCGGACATCCTCTTGTTGCGAAGTATTACCTTGCTACCGTCAATCATGCTTCTCTCGAGAGTATCTCATCATGTCAAATCAAAAAGGATGACATGCCTTCCCTGTTTGCCAGTTCTTGCAGGGCTTCTTCGGCGGCCTGGCTGACAGCCTCATTGGGGTCATCAAGGCACAGTTTCAGGCACTCACTGGCTTCGGCACCACCGATGCTGCCAAGCGCATGGATGGTGGCAAGCCGGACCTCGATGTCATCATCGTAGATGAGCTCGGCAAGCTGTGGGACGGTGTCTTTATCCTCTATCTCACCGAGCGACTCCACTACCTTGCGACGCATCTCGGCATCAGCACTGCCCAGCTCCCTGAGGAGAACCGGTAGCCAGGATAGGTCACAACTCCCACCCATAGCTCGTACCGAACTGATACGAAGCCGGTCATCCCTGCTGAGGTAGTTGTCTCCTATCGCTGTCTTGACTTCGGGTAGGCTCAGTGGAGCGACTGCCTCAAGGGCATGCCGCCGGACATCCATCGGTCTGGTGCTGTCATCGGTGATATTCAGGAGGGTGTGAGCTATCCGAGAGGTGTACTCGGAAGCTATCGTGCCGTTTTCAACAAGCAGGGCGAACCTGCCCAGAGTACGGGCGGCTTCAACCTGTACTGCCTCCGAGGGGTCTTCCTCCAGCAAACCGATGAGTGGTTCAATCAGTGAGGTTTTTTCGCACTCCCAGAGACCCCGGACTGCTTCTTTTCTTACTTCGGCGTGGGTGTCCCCAAGGCAATGATTGAAGACCGCGTGGAAATTCAGGGTGACGTTCCTGTCCGCCATTTCAATCAAACGGCTGACGATAATACTCCGTCGCTCCGGTGCGATATCATCCCAGGACTGCGCCAGCAGAGCCATCTCCTCGGAGTCAAGCTCCGATAGCTCAACCAGGCTGGAGTCAGGCAGGTCACCATCGTCATTGCGAAGGCCGGTAATGATTTCTGCCAGCGACAACTAGACCTCCCACCGCATGGTCTTACTCGTCTTCTTCATCCTCATCATCGTCCAATCCGTTGTCGTCCTGCTCCCAGATAGGCTGGGTGAAGTGCTCAATGTACTCACTCATGGCCATGGCGGTCATCTGTTTCAACTGCTCCCTGGTCTCGCGGGCGATCTGGGTAAGCTCTGAAGTATCCACCTCAATCCCCAGCATTGTCGTCAGTATCCCGAGTATTGCCAGGGCGGCCATCGGGTTCTCTACTCGGGAAGCATGTGTCGGTACCTCGCCAAGAAGACAGATGCCGTTGACACCTCTCTCTTTAGACACCCCGAGGAGCAGTCCGTTCAGGCCGGAAATCTGTAGATTGCCCCGGTGAACCAGGTCATACTTTTCAAGCAGTTCGGTCATTTCCGGAGTGGTAGCCACCCCCCACACCCTGGGCTGCTCGGTGAAGTGGATGTGTGTCAGGGCGGCAGCACACGTAATCACGTGGCTGATACCGAACTTCAGTCCGACATCGAGGACGCTGCTGGCCAGTTCATAAGCCTTGGAAACCGGCTGGTCATCGCCGATGAAGACTATCAGGTCGTTTTGCTCCGCGCCGGTCTTGTAGTAGTAGAACCTGCTCTGGGGGAACTGGGGTGCTTCCACCACGTTATTGCGGGCTACCACGCCTATGGGGTCGAAGAAGTAGGAGGCTTCTATCTCCGCGAGTGCCTTAAAGGGCAGATTCCTGAGGAGATAGTCAGCCACTATCATGGCTACGTTACCCACCCCTGGCCATGCTGCCAGCATGACCGGCGAAGTCAGCTTGGGACGGGCTGTTATTCGGCTGATACGGTTCTTTTCCAGGGCGGTGGCCTCCTTTAACCGGGAGTATACTATTGG
The DNA window shown above is from Dehalococcoidales bacterium and carries:
- a CDS encoding GNAT family N-acetyltransferase, giving the protein MIDGSKVILRNKRMSDARKDYEWQKDPELAWLDAAPPIDYTYDEYLTDYGSELFFPSPARRSFAVDTLDGKHIGNCVYYNIDENRSEAELGIMIGDRHYWDKGYGADTVRVLLDHVFRFTNLNRIYLKTLVSNARARKCFEKCSFTSCGHLERDGYKFLLMDLSREQWREEQRKKQDTD
- a CDS encoding HEAT repeat domain-containing protein produces the protein MSLAEIITGLRNDDGDLPDSSLVELSELDSEEMALLAQSWDDIAPERRSIIVSRLIEMADRNVTLNFHAVFNHCLGDTHAEVRKEAVRGLWECEKTSLIEPLIGLLEEDPSEAVQVEAARTLGRFALLVENGTIASEYTSRIAHTLLNITDDSTRPMDVRRHALEAVAPLSLPEVKTAIGDNYLSRDDRLRISSVRAMGGSCDLSWLPVLLRELGSADAEMRRKVVESLGEIEDKDTVPQLAELIYDDDIEVRLATIHALGSIGGAEASECLKLCLDDPNEAVSQAAEEALQELANREGMSSFLI
- a CDS encoding PAC2 family protein, which translates into the protein MLAAWPGVGNVAMIVADYLLRNLPFKALAEIEASYFFDPIGVVARNNVVEAPQFPQSRFYYYKTGAEQNDLIVFIGDDQPVSKAYELASSVLDVGLKFGISHVITCAAALTHIHFTEQPRVWGVATTPEMTELLEKYDLVHRGNLQISGLNGLLLGVSKERGVNGICLLGEVPTHASRVENPMAALAILGILTTMLGIEVDTSELTQIARETREQLKQMTAMAMSEYIEHFTQPIWEQDDNGLDDDEDEEDE